ttataaacataaaaatggcAAAGGTCTAATAACattgtgttcagcacaaactgggctacaataatATGTGAGCAACAAGTATGtacatgtttttgaaaatgaTCAATTTtaaagtcactgatataagtccacaaaacccatactaaacatgttttgacaagaCCTTTCAAAACCTGATCTAGTAGTctctgttttttctttaaaattatgtgaAGAATGACGTGGTCGCATATTCAGGCTGCATACGTcgtcaagcctggtttattaaagttaactgaacattacattcgcaagtcataagcatattacaacaatttaataaattaaGAATAATGGTAAacttaatattctgaaataagatagTCTTGATGACTGATGCAGCCTACAAATTAGAGTTGTGACGTTCGCGAACGAACCGATTCTTTTGAACGGCTCATTAACATGAACGATGGGAGCCGAGTCGCGGCTGGAGGGGAGCCGTTCTTTCTGTCGTTCTTTTTTCCTATGCGTGTTTCACACAGATGCACACAAATTAGCTCCTCCGCGAGACAGAACAGTTATAGGGGGAGGGGTGCACATGATGATAGTTGTGCACGCATCGTTCACGTGAGAACTCCAGTGGAAAAAAAAACGGTGTGCCCCAGATGTCCTATTTGCAAAGTTTACCGTAATAATAGTATTAATAGTGGActgtatgtagacatttatttccattttatttattctaatTTGTGGAAGAGTTTGTAGTAAAAGCGGTTTTGCACAGAAATTCATTGCAGccggattttttttaatgtttatttgtgAGTAGGTATTGTATGAATAACATAAGTCAAAGTAGctttacacatacacacattttgTATTAAAGGTTAAATCCAAAACAGTGATGTCACTGTCTAAGCAGAGGGATTTTGTGCAACCCTATGGAATATAGTCCACACATGACAAATGAGGTTAAAATCAATATTTCAGAATAATTTAAACTCAGATATTGGTGTGTGATATCTGAACTTAATTATTAGACTACAAATCTCACCTCATCATTCCTCCTAGTGATTATTTCCAAGATAAACTAACATGCCCCTAAGCTGGCTTCTTAAAACTgactaaatattttaaagagccAAAAGAGCCGTTCTTTTGAACGGCTCTTTGAAAGGAACGGATCGCCAAGATCCGGATCCCCTCAAAGAGCCATAAATCCCATCACTactacaaatgcgacctctggaggctgcagcgtTGAGATTGAGTAGTGCCCATGTCTCTTATTTTCACTTTGTTAATGGTACAAATCTTTAGTTACTATCTTTAGTTATTATTATCTTTAGGGTtaagggcttttaaaaaattattcttAAACTATTAATTTGTACTGATTTATGAGGAAAAAAGATAGGTAAGGGTAAGATAGATAAGAGAGATcaaggatcacatcttactttgtgaaatcacagaGACCCTATAATGACAGGGGGTTTGGGTGGGTGGGTCTTAGCTAAGGGCCCcccataatctttgacataattcgaacactgattAAGCCCCTAATGGCTCTCTGTTGTGAAGCAACAAGAAGAATGAATGTGCGGAGTCTTgaagagaaaatgttttccttgTAGTTTAATAACAAAGTAGTGTGCAATATAATCAACACAAATCTTAACAAGCATCTTTGTGTCATTTGTGAGAAAGGTTCCTGAAAATACAAGTTAACATCACATGACAAAGCTTTTACCAAGCAATGCTAAGAAGCATTAGTGGCAGcaatgtccaaaaagtgtgaatatcTCTTTCCACTTCATGGTTTTGTGGATGTGCAGTGTTGTATAGTAACAGCTGAGATTGATGCAGACACATTCCTGTAAGAAAGTTATAAATAGCTATTAACATATATTGTCCACATAAGCAGATGCAGCTCATCTGTTTGGGCAGGTGTCCCACCAAAATATTAAACCACTTGTAAACTTTCTAAAATCTAACCTGTttacttttaaatgtatttaaaaaaatttaataaatattttcagaGTTTCTAGACACAGTGTCTAGTTACAGTAGATGAATATGTTGGAAAATTGAATATTTTGAAAATTGAGCGCACAGCTCGGTTGGTTACATGTAATGATCGAGCTGAATTGGGCAGAGACTGCCTTTACCCCTTGAGTTCAGCAGTGCCCTTCATTTTCCCAATTCAAATCTGTGATTAAAATATGGAAATGCAGCGAGCCCTAATGGAGAACCATATGTTACGTTAACGATGTAGTTCCGGACAATGCTTTATCATTCCACGTAAGCAAAATGCATGTCACTCTGtgtgtcaggatcctgccagatccttgtttgtatttagatctagttcagcatggcagggttcggatattacaatgttttatgtgggagatgcgtggttttagtattggtttattctgaccatgCATTTCCcgtgtctcgtcactttttcccgaTCCTTTACatgatttccaggtgtatgtaatttattttctccctatttaagagtccttgtgtttgtcaTCCAGTGCGGGTTCGTCATTGTTACTCTGTTTGTCTAAGAGTTTACCTGTGAGTTTTGCAGTGAATATCTTGTGTTCCAGTTTATGTTTAGTGTTTTGTTTAAGTGATAGTGTTTAGTGTTGTCTTGTTAGATTTGTGTTTACCCTCTTCTGTTTggcccctcgtgggttttgttttcctgtttttaccttgttttgttaataaagtcTAGTGTTGTCTATCCACGACGCGCTTGGGTTCTTCCGCATCCTGAATCCTGACACTGTGTGACAGTATAGTACGACCGATTCTTCAGATTGTGAGCATCGTGAGTGAAACAAATTAACCCAATTGTAATAATATAGAGTTTTTAATACAGAATTTGTTTGAAATATTGTCAGATAATAAGAAAATGGGCATCAAACAACTTTGCCCTGACAAGCAAGATAAAAAATTGTGCAACAGCCAAATGACCAATTGTAGGTCATTCAACAGGGCATTAAAGGAATAGGCttcccttttgccatattaaactgttattacctcaacctagatgaattaatacatacctatcttttttcaatgtgtgcactgtacagcgtgttgtgaatgtgttagcatttagcctagccccattcattcctatggtaccaaacagggaagccactaaacacttctgtgttttccctatttaaaaactgttacatgaggagttataccagtaagtatggtgccacaaaataaaactttttttggtaccataggaatgaatggggcaaggctaaatgctaacacatttacaacacgctgtacagttcacgcattgaaaaaagataggtatgtattaatttgtctaggttgaggaaataacatagtttaatatgggaaaagggtagactattcctttaaatggaTAATGTGATGACATAAAGCTTGGGCTATCTGGTTTTACTAAACGGAATAAAGCGTTTTATTTCCCACTTTTTCGTTCATCTTAATGGGGATGAGTGGATGTGTGTGACGCGTGTAATTTGAAGAATTTATCTGAAAAGGTTAAAACATAATAATCAGCATTATAAGCCTACACAAACGCTGCCTCAgcaaatccggggagggaccgccgtatctcggccggggaaggggttAGAGGGTCgtgggtaggctcgttcgaaaggtcccctccggtggagcaaccacCCCAATGGGCGAGTTCATctgagcaaaggcgcccgagctacggccgtttaaattTCAGGCGGTGGTAGAGagttgatgaagcacacaggggAGTGGCAACGCATACACTCAAACTCAAGTTCAAAACTGAGAGAAATCAAAGAGGTGGAAATCCGCAAGCTTTCGCTGTGGTGCTGTCTCTCCAACCAACTTTAGCAAGCAACGTACTTCCTGAGCAGTTAGAAAAAAGCTTCTCAATAGCAGTTGATCTGCAGGCTTTCGAAACGAAAAAGCTGATTTGGTATCGCACCTGCCTCTcgtttttatactctcttttatACTGAAAGTTGCCATCAAGGACAACATGATAGCGGAtgtaactaaaaataaatgagGGAATAATATACCTCTCTCAATCCAGTCGCTATTTAAAATGCACCCAGAGTATTCTGAGGTAAAGATGAACTCTTCATCACTCTTCCTCACTATCCAAGACCATCTGAAGATCTTCCTCACGTGTGTATATGTTTCATTATCCTAACATGCAGTAAAGTCTGATGAAACTTATGCtttgtttgtcattgtttgGGGGTGTTCATAAAGTTTGCATAGTTCACGTTAGGCCATTACCATACAGTATGAATAATGGGTGTGatcacattaaaaataatgagGTCAGACAGGAGAAACTGACTCTTTTCTCTTATACAGATTACATAAACAGGCAATATGTGTTTTCGATTGTGattatttcatttaaaagtagatatttcaggctttctttagaCATTTCTTAAGGATGCAATACTCCTGGTATATTAAGATTAAGAGCAGGCAGGCCACACTCTGAGCTTGGTAAGCCAGGCCGATAGCATCCACTATCCAGTGGGACATCCTCTGCAGCCTGCATTTCCCTTCTGCTGGCCTCTGTAACAGACAAAAGGCACTCTGAGCTTGGTGCATGTACAGTTGTGTAGCGCAGACAGGAAATAACAAAGCTAATGCTGGGTCTGTCTCCTCCAGGGGCACCTCTTTGAAGTTCACCAACTGATCCCTGAAGGGAGTTGAAAGTAGCCGGACCAAGGTTTTAGAATTATATGGAAGTCAGTAGGACCAAACTTTaggcatgatttttttttaccaaaaaagcCTGCAGGTCCCCTACCCTCTTTAGGCCACTGCAACCAGGAGTAACGTTTTTAAGGATAGAAACTTTAATTTGACTGACTGCAAAGGTTCGAATGGGGCACCCTGGAGTGATCTTAGCACCAGGTGTATGTTGGTAGGACAAGGTGGATTGAAGGAAGGAAGTGCAGATCACCTTGTCAGTTGATCCACACAGCGGTCGCAGTATTGTCGGGGTGGACCAGTAAATCTTTGCCTTGTAACTGCAACTCAAGGCAGTTGAAGTCCCAGTGCAGTTGGGGGCTTGTCCAAACCCTTAATATTGCAAGCCTGTTGTATGGTTCAGTGTCTTGGCAAGAGTGTGCTATTTACAGCAAAGGAGGCAGGTCAGGATCACCATCATCACCATCATCTAAAGAGAGGGTTGGCTCACCCTACGATGCAACAATCGACATTTTGTTGTCGAAAAGAAAGCTGAAGGATACCACTGGTACACATTGAGATGGTCCTACCAAATCCTGTGGCATCTCAACTGACTGTGGAGTGCATGAGGAGTGAGGGTCTGTCAAGGGTTGGTTCCCTGCAGGACAGGCCCTCACTGTCACCCTTAAGTTGCCCCAGTTATTTCCCAAAGCTGTGTGTCCTTGAGAGGCAACACTGAAACAATGCATTGCCATGTGAGCTACATGCGAGCATGAGTCATTCCCTTGATGTGACATCAAAGTGACCAACTGAAAGGGATTTTATATACAGCTCATTTAATTGCTTTATTGCACATGTTAGTCATGTCTCCGAGTCCTGAAtagtttattatgaaattaacTAAATTGCTAAAGATAGTTATCAGTTAAAGAAATTATTTGTGCACATTTTTACTATTTCATGAAAAAACTCTACAATCCTTTAAACATTGTTTCAAAAAATACCCATTAGAGAATGTCCAGGGGACATTATTTTATGGttgcaaaataatttttactaaagATCACTAatagtttattatttatttttgtgaagaTGAACTTGTGATATGTAAAGGAAGATcatatgatttatttttaattatattattttgtaggggtgtcacgattctccaaatcctcgattcgattacatttttcgattctaaggacacgattcgattcgattgtcgattttttttttttttgaaagacaaaaaattatatgccATTATTtctatagtttcacattaacatgcacattgtgttattttcctcgcatgggggtttgtgggctttacttacgcgagagagcttgtagagagaagattccttcttgcacgcacatggacttaatgcacgCATCTTGGACTcctcctagcatctgaaataaaacaGGTGcttcataagcagctgcgcttctttCTGTCTCACTTGCATGcactctcgcatctgtccgaagtctaaacataaactaaagtagtaatccttacgtatttgttcagttttatgcatttcatgtgagctgaggcaaactatcccttttgtttaaaatataacctgctgcatcttggcgcctctctcactctcacgcacgtgcagagagctgcgctctgtcagaagtcagatcactaggtagtaatcctgtttatgatatgcattacaaggagttgtagcaatacatccctcatgtttaaaatataaatcgtgttccgctggaccgatgtttttaaaggcactTCTGAGAGGTCTATTTTCCCCTGCTTgacaagccgaccggacgtgacatgggggcgtggcagcatcgacgatctcatttttaaattcaaagttcaaggttgtgacttaatttcgatcgatttcgatttaaaatcgaatcATGACACCCTTATTATTTTGCAATATTCCAACTAGGAATTTATATGCAGCAACAGAGGTCTTTGCAGAGGTCAGAATGTCCACTGACCCTGGATTTGTTTAATACAGAGTGTGTTAGAGGCTGAAATCTGTTCAATCTGGATGCTGTAGGGAAACATGGTGGGAATTATATGAAACAATGACCCATCCATCTCCATGTTCTTTGAATTGCACACTTTCCTTGTTAAACTGACCCACCAAATGTGATTCCATTGACAATTTAATACTAACAGATTGTAGCATTTGCCTACCACCTTAAGAGTGTGAAGAGACAAAATAGCAAAGAGTTTCCTGCTTTTAAACATATATTAATTGTTTTCGTTCACTCTTCTTTAGATATTAGACTGGTAGATGGAGCTAATGTGTGTTCTGGAAGAGTGGAGGTTTTATATAATAATCAATGGGGAACCGTCTGTGATGCTGGCTGGGATATAACAGATGCTGCAGTGGTGTGTAGTAGCATTGGTTGTGGGACTCCAATATCAGCAACAACTGGGGCTTCCTTTGGCCAGGGTTCAGGACCCGTGTGGCTGGATGAAGTGAGTTGCTCTGGGAATGAGCCAACAGTGAAAAACTGTTCATCAAATGCATTAGGAGCAAGCAGCTGTACCCATGGACAAGATGCTGGAGTCATCTGTCGAGGTAAGTTGAATTTTTCATTCATGATTAAATATCTCATAATGATACGACGTAATTGTAAAATCACTGTTTCCTGCAGATGTAAAGCTGGTGAATGGTTCGAGTCAATGTGATGGCAGACTTCAGGTTCTTTATAATAATAGCTGGGGTGCTGTGTGTTATGCTGGCTGGGGTCCAGAAGAGGCTGCAGTTATTTGTAAAGAGCTGGGCTGTGGTGAAGTTATTCAGACAAAATCATATCTGGCTCCATCTAATGAGCCCGTATGGATGAATAATGTTACATGTATTGGAAATGAATCAACAGTGCGTGACTGTCTATTTGGTGGATGGGGTGCGGGCAACAGTTGTAAGAATGGACTGTACGCAGGAGTTGTTTGCAGCAGTAAGATCACTTTCAAACTTCCCCTCTATGTCACAGCTATTGCTTACTAGGTTTTATTAATGATGATGGCTTCAAGTATGCCACTTTTAATCCTTAAAAAAAGTTCCACTTACAATCTAATACATACCAAATGTTAACTTCAGGATGCACTACCTAGGTTTATCTTTTTACACTTTCCGCACATTCAGTGTATAAAGGTGACAAATATACACTAAAAGTTTTAACTTTGCTAAGGGAACTGCAGGTGATTGATTAAAAGGACACCCCAAAGGACACCCCATGAGCTGCCTAACAGACTCGCATAGACTTAAGATCATACTGCCACCCAGTAACAAAACATTACATTCAATAATACAACTCCTCTCAGTTTACAATCATATCAAGttcatattttttgtaataCCTATTCTTCATtctgttttttagtttacaaaatacttTGCATTTATAATTAGTATCTTGAGAAATATTGCATTCAGTTAAAGCGCCTTTCAGTTCAGTCATTAATGTGTCAACAACATTCATTAAAACTGATTTAAATAGTCTACTAACCTGTAagcaaaatttaaatttaaagggaATATCTGtcacttttttacatttaacatttaaagaGACAATCCTTACCAATGCATTTATGAGATCGTATGTGCAGCCTTTTTACTGTATCTCTAGGAATAAAAAATGCCTTCATGAAAATGATACCTTAAAAATAGTAATGtaatttgttttaaagtatatcatattttaattttgaaaCCTAGAATCCATATGCAACCAGAAAAGTctgatttgataaaaaaaatcagatgaAAGATTTACCTGTTCAATGCCACctaacgccccattcagacagccagcgaccagcagtagcagagcgaagcaatctcattcatttcaatggaaaccgggCGACTTCCAgcgacacgagcgaaagtgacggttggcgaccgtatgggcgtgtccagcgacgcgagaaagttaagaaaagtttaactttatgcaaatgtcgaccgaatttcgggagcgactaccaatgagaacaaagcagtggagttcacattATCCTTCTCTCatcagttactggcgtggatggtactcatttgtgacccgtcacggaaaccagtgacacaagtcggcagcacaagtttcgagaaaatgagaaacaacgttttttttcaaaatttgtgattttcgtttaattgcagaatctgttagttgagatcatgaagaagcctctccatgtttgagatagcagtttatgtatatttaaaagcgtacattttgcggttaaaataggcttgtttttccggagattctagcgtgcagcggggggcgtcattgtctgtgtgtatatttacatactgtataagcttgtgttttcgcctccgcccccaaagggaacagcgtgactacttaataaggatagttcgcccaaaatgaaaataatgtaattaatgacttacccttgtgtcgttctaaactcggaagacctctgttcatcttcggaacacagtttaagatgttttaacgttagatttagtccgagagctttctataCCCTtcaatctatgtatggtttccatgtccagaaaggtaataaaaacatcatcaaagtagtctatgtgacatcagtgggtaagtaagattgtgttgaagcatcgaaaatacagtttggtccaaaaatagcagaattacgactttattcagcattgtcttctcttctggctggagcgtgaagtcacgtgactgtagtgatgcggctgccctgttgctcagacatgtttgctaagttttttttttcaatcttATAGCGTGcttctccccagactgtaaagctcgggcacgcaaaacaaaaataaaagaagctggggcggaacaaataacagtcagccgcatcgtacgtcagccgcgtcaatGACTTTATgaggcgccgcagtcggatgacgtcaaagtaccgcgagagctcttcaagaaatcttacggagtagtttaatttcgactcgctctcgcggtactttgtcGTCATCTCTATGttagttcttgcagcgcagcatgagtccaaacacacagaagttacacagagatcgttgtattctttatataattggctacatgttttgtttatcaatattttccatgaagtcattggctgatggaggaacgagcaagcgattggtaacatctttaaaggacgtcacgttttcgacggtgctgtttggatgatcttttatactacctccctattttagatacaaactttgaaggcaagttcatgtgtttaacagaGTTTAATtacatatacccttacatgttacgatgtaaatagtcctcagattgtatattatattgtattaccagaaatgcatgcgaaatctgatgtaaacaatagactttacatctatatttcacggattatacgcatttgtggacatggataatctgaaacaaactggattcgacttgtgatccccacaaaggtaaaaagagtcatgttaattttgcatgttgtcatttggtcataa
The Paramisgurnus dabryanus chromosome 1, PD_genome_1.1, whole genome shotgun sequence genome window above contains:
- the LOC141282897 gene encoding scavenger receptor cysteine-rich type 1 protein M130-like, coding for MGCGTPIAIKTAAAFGQGSGPVWLDEVNCSGNESTVDNCPSKALGTSTCTHGQDAGVICQIVKLVNGTSPCDGRLQIFYNNHWGGVCHTGWGLQDATVACRTLGCVGVVEPVSYVGPFVGPKWMDNVRCTGTEMFMQNCPFTGYGVSSCADGLYAGVLCNNIRLVDGANVCSGRVEVLYNNQWGTVCDAGWDITDAAVVCSSIGCGTPISATTGASFGQGSGPVWLDEVSCSGNEPTVKNCSSNALGASSCTHGQDAGVICRDVKLVNGSSQCDGRLQVLYNNSWGAVCYAGWGPEEAAVICKELGCGEVIQTKSYLAPSNEPVWMNNVTCIGNESTVRDCLFGGWGAGNSCKNGLYAGVVCSSKITFKLPLYVTAIAY